The following nucleotide sequence is from Chryseobacterium sp. CY350.
ACTTTAAAAATAATATTTAAGGAAATATATCATAATTAGATTAAATCTAAATTTTTAATATTATACGATTCTGTCAAAATTAACAAATTTTAATACTTTTTTAACAAGTTCATTTGTAAAAATGCCAGGTATATTTGCAATATAAAATCATATATCATTTCATATTTTAATATTAATAAAATGAATAAAGATCTGGACTTATAGTAGGAAATAGTTACAGGTCATTAGTGAATTATTTGATTTTTAGTGATCAGCATATTTAAAAGTTTAATTTTTAGTGAAAATAATTACTGAGCCAGACCTGAAGAAAATATTTCTAACGATGGACGGAAATTTTTTTGATGAAGTGAAAGAATTTTCTGTGCAGACGACGATTGAAGCCCGAAAAGAAATAATCAATGAGGGCGACAGAATTCATCACGTGCCGATTTTGCTGAAAGGTTCTGTGAAAGTATTTACTCTAGATGACGGTAAAGAATTGCTGTATTATTATCTGAAGCCCTATGAGACGTGCATTATGACGTTTTCATCAGTCTTTCAGGGTTCTACAAGTCGCATATATGCCTGCGCAGAAGAAACCTGTGAAGTATTGCTGTTGCCGGTAAAAAAAGTGATAGATTGGATCGAGCGATATCCGCAGTTTAATCTATTTTTCTTTAGGGAATATGATAAAAGATATGTCGCAATCATGGAAATGGTAACGCAGGCAGTTTTTCACAAACTTGACAAACGAATACTAGCTTTGCTCAAGAAAAAAAATGATGAACAGGAGGGAAATCCGGTGAAAATTTCGCATAAAGAAATTGCAAATACACTTGGGACAGCTAGAGAGGTGGTGAGCAGAATACTCAAAAAATACGAAAACGAAGGAGTAATTTCTCAGTCGCACAACGGAATTAAAATACTAACAGAATCAGAAGCTAAAGGTCAGCGGTAAAAATAATAAAAGGATTACATTACAATGAATTATCAGGAAGCTTTGGCAAGAGTTGAAAAACTACAGCAATATGCAGAAGAATATTATCAGGAAGCAAAGTATATTGTTGTTCCGGCTGCATTAAAAGACATGGACAATTTTCTTAAAGATAGTGAGCAATCTGCGACTAAGGAAGTGATTAATTGTCAGGCATATTCTTCAGACGGAATTTTCTCAGTATACAGAATTGATCTCAGTTCGAAAAATAAAAAACAAAATAGCACAGCAAAAAATAAAAAACTAGGGATTTTTTAGTACGCTGGTTCTTTTAGATATAATTGCAATATTCTCAGGTTGATAGCAGTTTCAGATGAATGATTTGATTGATAATAATTGAATCAGAAAGACCTTTTATACTAAGTAAACTTCTTTGTTACTCAAAACAGCAGAGGCATGAAATTAGTTTATTCTCAGCATTCTCCTTATATTTGAATGTACAAATCTGAAATGATCTGTACCAAACAGATACTCTTTTATAAAAATAAAATGGATACATATAATTATGGAATGATCGGCCTTGGTGTAATGGGAAGAAATCTCCTTTACAACATTGCTGAAAACGGATTTTCTATCGCAGGTTTTGATCTTGATATACAGAAAATCAACGATACGCAGGAAAATGCTGCAGAAGGAATGAAAGTAATCGGTACCGATTCTCTGGAACAATTTGTTTCTCACCTGGAATCACCGAGAAAAATTATATTAATGGTGCCTGCAGGAAGTCCTGTCGACACGGTTTTAGAAAATATCACTCCGCTTTTGAGCAAAGGTGATATTGTAATAGATGCGGGTAATTCGTACTTTAAAGATACCGACCGACGCGTGAAAAATCTTGCGACAATAGGTTTGCATTTTATGGGGATGGGTGTCTCAGGCGGAGAGAAAGGTGCCCGTTTCGGACCAAGCATCATGCCGGGTGGAGATATGGAAGCTTTTCATTCTGTTCGCCCTATGTTAGAGGCAATTTCAGCAAAAGTAAATGGAGAAGCCTGCACAGACTATATGGGTAAAGATGCTGCTGGTCACTATGTAAAAATGGTGCATAACGGAATTGAATACGCCGTAATGCAACTCATCAGTGAGGCATATGATCTTCTCAAACAAGGCGCAGATCTTACAAATGATCAGCTATATGAAGTTTTTAGAGAGTGGAATGATGGCGAATTAAATTCATTTTTAATAGAAATCACAAGAGATATTTTTCAGCAGAAAGATCCCATGACAGGAGGATTTCTGGTGGATCAGATTTTAGATAAAGCTGGATCCAAGGGTACAGGAAAATGGACTTCCGAGGAAGCGTTAGAATTGGGAGTGGCAATTCCTGCCATTGATGCAGCTGTAGCATCTCGTACCTTATCATCGTACAAAGCAGAAAGGGTAGAAGCGTCTTCATTATATGCAAAGCCCGAAATCAGTAAGCGAGAAGATCCGAAATTATTTATTAAAGAAGTTGGTGATGCTTTATTTTTATCCATCCTGATCAGTTATACGCAGGGTCTTTCTCTGCTCGTGAAAGCATCTGAAGA
It contains:
- the gndA gene encoding NADP-dependent phosphogluconate dehydrogenase → MDTYNYGMIGLGVMGRNLLYNIAENGFSIAGFDLDIQKINDTQENAAEGMKVIGTDSLEQFVSHLESPRKIILMVPAGSPVDTVLENITPLLSKGDIVIDAGNSYFKDTDRRVKNLATIGLHFMGMGVSGGEKGARFGPSIMPGGDMEAFHSVRPMLEAISAKVNGEACTDYMGKDAAGHYVKMVHNGIEYAVMQLISEAYDLLKQGADLTNDQLYEVFREWNDGELNSFLIEITRDIFQQKDPMTGGFLVDQILDKAGSKGTGKWTSEEALELGVAIPAIDAAVASRTLSSYKAERVEASSLYAKPEISKREDPKLFIKEVGDALFLSILISYTQGLSLLVKASEEYQFQIPLKAVVKIWRGGCIIRSSLLEKFYEVYTVNPNLSNILLSNDIAEIVNSKITALRKTVSFSTANGISTLGMQTVLAYFDAYTTKDLPINLIQAQRDYFGAHTYQRKDQEGIFHTQWGNTDH
- a CDS encoding Crp/Fnr family transcriptional regulator translates to MKIITEPDLKKIFLTMDGNFFDEVKEFSVQTTIEARKEIINEGDRIHHVPILLKGSVKVFTLDDGKELLYYYLKPYETCIMTFSSVFQGSTSRIYACAEETCEVLLLPVKKVIDWIERYPQFNLFFFREYDKRYVAIMEMVTQAVFHKLDKRILALLKKKNDEQEGNPVKISHKEIANTLGTAREVVSRILKKYENEGVISQSHNGIKILTESEAKGQR